TTACAAAATGGGTAGCATGAATGTGCCTAGGATCAGGTCAAAAATTCGAAAAATCCAATCCGAGCGGATACCCGAACAACAATGTCTAGTATTGTAACTGCTAATTGTATTCTTGTTGTTAAATCCCTTCCTTTAGTTCCATAACCCATATAAAGTTCCTTTCTCTTAAACCGTACAATCTCTCCACTAGTTCATAAGTTAAAACGTTTCAATCTATGCAAATCTATCATATGAATTcagttttcttttgtaataGTAATCTAAGATAATCGTTCTAGTGCTAAAAGTGACAATTTTCTAATCTTTCTTGTCAACCACATGCGTTGTGCAGATTTTAGTTCAGATAATATTAGATTTTCTACTGCGGAAATTCTCAACAAAACGTAGACACATACCTTCTTGATCTTCAGCTTGAGAAAGGTGAATAGCGGCGAAAGTTGCAATAAGTGCCACCAACAAAATCCCACTCTCCATATGCTCGTGCTCCCCAAGCAAAATCaaggaagtaaaaaaaaaaagaagttctgAACCATCGATATTAATTTCAAGCAAAAGACGGTACCAAGATAATCCTCTAAAATCGTGCGGACATGTACATAGAAGGGAAATGCATGTATGTTATTGTATTTTGTTGGTCAGAGTTTTCTTGATTATTTTAAAGAACCTATCATTTGAAagtatagtattttttaaacaacGAACATGGTCGTGGCGAAATGCACAGATAGATATGGCTGCAAGCCGTCGTTGACTTAAATTTTTCCGACTTTTCAATTTGTTTAGGGCATCAGAATTTTTAAGTAGAGGGTGCCCACTCCGGTTTTATGTTATATACCATAAGGTGGGGAAGCATATAAGTTAGAGAGATGAGATCATAAGGTTAGGATAAGGTTGTAAAGAAGGCTTTTATCATTTGGCTAGACAAAACATAAGGATTTTCTCTTAATTTCATAAGACATACTTCTCTTTATTCTCTACTCAAGCTCTCATCCCTTAGTAGAAGATAATTTGGATACAAAGAGTTAGAAGAGAATCTACCTATCATATTCTTGTAAGATGAGTTCAAGTAAATGTTTCATGCTTTATTAATTTTAGTACTAATCATATACACTAGTAGTTCATGGAACTTTGTGGATTAATTGGAGAAGATATTACATATAATGTAAGATCCATCAATTATTGCAACAAATCTCTCTCTATCATTACTATGTCCATTGTACCGAATGTATTTATATACACCTTAGGTTCTAAtttaaacaaacaataagtctagATAGAACAGAAAAAGGTAGCTAGGGAGATTCAGCAGGAAAAACAATAAGCTAGAGAGATTCAGCCATGGCCTCAAAATGCATAGGTGATTGTCTAGACATCAAAAGCGATGCGGGATGTCTCCAGCCGGAAAACAACCTATGCCAACCTTCACAAGTGGCCGGTGGCCGAGGTGGATTTCTCACGGTCACTCAGTAGCGGCTGTAGCAACCGTTCTACCTCGGTGGTGGATAGCATCTCTTATAGGCAAATGTACCATAGGGGCTATACCTTCTCAAGAAAAGAGGAGAATAAAGATGTAAGAGGAGATCTAGATGGCCATCATGATGCCAGTGACATAAGAAACGAACATGGTTGTTTTGGAGgagaaaggaagaagacggtaCAAATCAATATGAGGGAGAGTAAAACGCTTCCCCATAGGGCGTCTGTGGGAAGGCTCGTTAAGAAGTGTTTGTCTTGTGCTTGCTCGACTAAGTTTAATATATTGAAGAATAAAGTTTATCAACAGAGACAACAATAGTTGTAAAGTTTTTCAGAATTTTAGTAGCTATGCTTTGCTCGTTGGCATTTTATAAATAAGCTTTTCAACCCAAATGTTGTCAATGAaggatatgatttttttaattttaagtagTTATGAAGTGTTTTGGTATTCGTCGCTTGCAAAAGCTTGTTATATATCAAATACCATTAATTTTAAAGTCTAAAATTGTAAAACAATAATGAGTAgaagataaaagagaaaaacTAGCGATCTATAATTCAAACAAGAGTTTATGttgggatatatatatatatttatataagtttttctAGTTCATTAGTCAGTACATTACGTAGCACTAAGTGCATTAATGGCTtcgactaaccaaatcagcctaaaggatatataaaaaaaaaatacaccaaGTACACTTTTCCAACGCCGATCGGTAGTTGCTTCTTTGTTATCTACTGGTTTTCGTTAACGCTCCACCTGCTTAGGCTCTGATCGTTTGGAACGCTCCTTCGCCTTGTTAGGTTTCACCGTAATTActtaatatgaaaaatacatatataggTAGAGAGACAACGATTATTCTCAAAACATTACTGACTTGTACTCTGCTTCTTATCAAGCTCTATTATTTGACAAAACATTATTGACTAGAGCTTTTTTCTGTCTTTTGGGATTATAGGGTACCTATaaaaactttgaattttttaCGTTCTATAAGGTATTTAACTAGGTGATAATACACACATTGTGAGATATAAGGTTTCACAACGTGATTAACTTAGAAAATAAATACAACAGAATTACGCTGAGAAGTGATCTTACTCAATAGAAAACGATTTAGAAGAGTGAACGGATTTCGTGATGCGCGCAAGAGGGATAGGAGGAGagatttttcttaataaataaaCTTCAGAAAATAGAGTTGACAAAGTATACACATTAAGTTGAGAAAACCTCTCAATTTTCCCCCTGACttggttatttttaaaataaaataaataaacataatgaTAAAgctatatatatcaaacatcctaaacctaaacccaatGTTCACAAAAGAAGGATAACTGTTCACACTAGAAGTTTGAAGTACCCACCAAAAAGCTTTAATGGCCTCCAAATGCATAGATAATTGTGTAAACATCGAAAGCGACGTCCACTCCCTCCAGAAGGTAACGAGTTACACCAACCTCCACAAGTGGCCGATGGCAGAGGTGGAGTTTGTCCAGTCAATAAGCCACGGCAATAGCCAGCATCGTACCATGGTGCTGAACAACATAACTTGTAGGCAAATGTACCTCAGAAGCTACACTTTCActagaaaagaaaatgaagaagaaggtgGTCGAGGTGGCGGTAAGACTGGTGACCAGTTGAACAGAGGAGAGAAAAAGAAGTCTGCAGAGACAACGAAGAAAGGTATGAGGAAAAAGAGCAAAGCAACACCTTGTAGGGGATTTGTTTTGACGCTCTTATGGAAGTGTTTTTCTTGTACTTCCTCTACTAAAGTTAATATTGATCCGTGAAGAAAAATCATCGTTTGAGATCTATGAGCAAAATAAATTATGCAAGTTTGTAATTGATGGGTCTTGTTTAGCAGTGTAAGTTTGAAACAGTGGTTCAAGAATAAATCGTTGAACAGAGTTTGTTTATTTATGAACTGGAGAAAGAAACAGTGGTTCAAGAAATGGCCGTGGTGAAGAAAGAAATAATTCAGTATAACCGGAACAATAGTGCTGGAAGATAAAACCTCAAAATGATTTAAGAAGAgaactaaaacaaaaactaaacccAAACGAGAACATGTAAAAGTAATAAAACTTCTAAACTTGAAGAGTACAATTGAAGCAACAAGAGAGTTAAAACATATACTTGAAACAAAGAACAAACAAATATCAGACAACTTCAGAATAGCATACAAACTCATGAGGGAAGAGAGGATAAAATAGGAAACTTTTTCAAACTATTTGTATCATTACCGATGAAAAATACACATAAGAAACAGCTCGAGCAGACAAAAGACCTGATGCTTTCTTTCCTCATTACTACATGTTTTGCTTCCTTTCCTGTTACAGTATCAGAACTTTTCGCGCTGTTTTACGGGCACTATCACTGTTCCCACCCTCTCATCATCTTCCTTCGGATTTCACAAGTTGAGAGAACACTTTACTCATGGAAACACCAGAGAGATCATCAATGCTCGATTCCTCAAATCGTCCCGTGGTTCCCGGAACATTAACACTCGTGTCCCCTTGACTGAAGTTGTTGATCTGCGGAGGCAACTCTCCAATCATATTCGTGCTGTTATCTTCCGGTTCACCGtctatgacagcttcttgtagCTGCAGAGCGTATTCAAGATTCCACAACACATCTCCCATGGACGGCCTATCGACTCCATAATCAGCCAAACATTTCTCACCAGTCTCTGCAAACTTCCTCAACGAATCTGGTCTGATGTTACCGCGAAGCGACTGGTCGATGATCTGATCTAACTGCCCTTTCTTCTGCCATTTCATGGCCCATTCCGCAAGATTCACCATCTCTCTCGGAAGCGTCGGGTCTATAACAGGTCTAGCACAAAGAACCTCGAAGAGAACCACACCAAAGGAGTAGACATCTGATTTCTCAGTGAGCTGTTGCCTTCTGAAGTACTCGGGGTCGAGATACCCGAAACTACCTTTCACAGCGGTACTCACATGAGTCTGATCAAGCTCAGGTCCGGTCTTAGACAGTCCGAAATCCGCAACTTTGGCCATGAAGTTCTCGTCGAGCAATATGTTTGCGGATTTAACGTCTCTGTGAATGACAGGTTTCGAGTCACCAGTGTGAAGGTAATGCAATCCTCTAGCCGCACCAATGCAGATCTCAAGCCGCTGTTTCCACGTCAAGCTAGGAAGACCCGAGCCGTAAAGATGACTCTTCACCGTTCCATTCTCCATATACTCATAAACCAGTATCATCTCGTTGTTCTCATCACAGTAACCAATCAGAGAAACCAAATGGCGGTGACGGAACTGCGACAACATCTCGATCTCTGTCCTGAACTCCGCAAGCCCTTGCTGAGATTTCGGGTTTCCTCTTTTCACAGCTACTTTCGTGCCGTCGTTAAGCTCTCCTTTGTAGACTTTACCGAAACCTCCTACACCGATGTTGCGGCTCTCATCGAAGTTGTTTGTAGCCTCTTTAACCGTTGCAAAGGGGATACGGTAATTGGCATTGGTTGTTATACTTGTAAGCGTAGTTCCATACGACACTTTGCTTCCCACCGACATTCCGTTTATCGAAAACGGCATCCACGTCTTGGAATGACCGTCTTGGCCGCGCTTCCTCTTCTTACACAACACAAAACAACCACCTCCCAAGAGGACTAACGCGAGCAACGGACCAACGGTTGCACCGACAATCAATCCCACACTCTTCTGCTTGGTACCCGAACTAGTACTACCTGGAACAAATGTCCCGGCGCTGAGCTGGCCTCGAGAGTTATTCATCTTCATGATCTCCAACCCGTTCACAATACCGTCGGGATAATCGGTGTGGACATTCGATGGACCGACGCTAACGCGGATTTTGTTAGTACCTTTGGGCGAGGGCGTGACGAAGTCCATGTTGTATGCACCAGCCAGTGTGTTCACATAAGTGCTGAGATCAACGTCCATGACAGCGAGCATTGAGTCGACGTAAACATTGAAATAGAGCTGGTTGAGAGCTAAGCTCACGATGTCGCAGAAGTGGAAGCGTAAATAGTACTGAAAGCCAGGGTCCACGTCGAACTCCCACGTGACATTGAAATTGCTAGTAGGGTCGCCTGAGCTATTACTCATCTCAGTGCAAGTACCATACACGCTGCTCGGCGCAGTCTCCTCTGTTGCAAACCCTGGAACATATTTAACCGACAGAATCTTAGACACCGTGTTGGCTAGATTCTTGGAAAGCAGAAAGTCCGAATCAGGCTGCCAAGTTCTTGTAAGAGTGTCGTTGTTAGGCGTAACGAGCGAGCCCCCCATGTTCAATCTGTGAACTGTCTCGAAAGCCTGCGTTGACAAGCTCTGTTGAAACATCCCTGAGCCGCCTACGAGCCTCGGGGGAGGAGAAGAAGCGATCAATGAGTCGGGGACGGATATAACCTCAATAGCGTTCACAAAGGCAAACGAAGTAGCAGAGGGAGTAAACGTGAGGACGAGATCATCGGTGTCTACATTCAAAGAGTACTCTTTTACAACTTTGGAGCCGTTGACTGTGTAATCGCTCAAGAGCACATGAGTCTGCGTTGAAACCGCGAACTTGGCGGAACCCATTTGGTAGCTTTGGTAATTGAATGGATTGAAATGGAGACGGACCCAGTGGCGGCCACGAGCGACGGAGAATTTGTAGGTAGCGACTCCGGTGAAGACTCTCGCCGTCTGGTAAACGTCGGAGCTGCTGCTTTGACTCGCGAGGATCTCGGGTTTGGTAGAAGAGGTGAGTAAGTTGGAGGCGAGCTTATCGGACATGAAGACTCGATCCATGAGGGTGGAATTGGCCGGTGAGCCGCAGTTGATCAAGTAATTATCTTGAGGTGTGAATCCATGGCAGATGCAAATCAAGCACGTAATCGTTGAAACGAAGATGAACTTTTCAACACCCATCTTTGACCCAACAAAGAAACTGTATAATAGATCCGGTGAAATATTCAATCAGATAGATTTGCATATGAACTAGAACCACAGCAAAAAATGGCAACTTTCTAAGATCCCCAAAGCATAAATTAAGACATAACACGATAGAAACTACCTTTTTTAAGACAAGGGATTAAGGAGAGATAACGGTCCCATGAAAGGGCTAGAGTTCAGGATCAGAGAGCTTAATCAATAGATCAAGAAACCGAGAACtcagattttgagttttttttttttataatataatatgaaaaaCTGTACTCGAGAAAAGAGAGTAGTTTCCAGCGATGAACAGACTGGTAACAGGAGAGGTTTGATTCTTTATGAACTCAtgagtatatttttatttatttctttacgAGTAAGAAGATGGGAGAATTAAAATTGTCAACAGATTCAATTTTCTCTGCCTGTATTTGTATTAATggatgagaaagaagaaaaatatggaATTTCAAGAAAATGATTAGAAACGTAAAATATTCGTCGCAATTAATATGTCTGTCTATGAGAAAGCGGTTGTTGGTCAtggataattgtttttaatatgcaaaatatgttaaaatacaGAGTccagatatttttaaatatatttattttcaaagtgTTGCGAATTTGtgtgttttcatttttgttttcaggTGTTTACTGGTCGTGTTTTGCAACAACAAAGTCAACTTTTTATCGGGATTTTTGTACATTTtgacatctaatctattaacaCAGGAGTACAAATAAATACTAAcctttaatttttcaaataattataattaggTATTTTATCCGCACATGCGGACATAATCATCTTAcgaatacttattattttatgtcttaTTACTCCAAAAATTggcattataaaactctaattGGTGAACATGTTGAAGGAAAAATATTACGGTGAATTCTTTGTTCCTCAAAATTTATACTAGTTATGTTGAAATTTTAGTCAACTTATTGAAAGGTAGAtcccactttttttttcttctaaattcccCATGGATGTatgaatttataagaaaaaaaatttctatgcaattttgataaagaacaaattgaacaaaaattcgtattttattttattttttcaatacctcaaatgaaattttattttatttttattatttttcattttttctttcttctaatGGTCACCAACAGAAGCTATAGTGTTTCACGGATTAAACTTAaacttgtttaaactaaaaacaagaaaatttgttttgaactcAGTCACaagttaagttattatttatggttttaaatagttaaatcaaacatcaaattatttatatatgtcaaacAAACATTCATCAAACTATGtacttattattgtgttaaaagttttaaaacattcttatattagaaatagtttagaaaatatattttatataactatttttgtttgactaatatttaattataaactgttttatatcttagtttttttaactttataataaaaatattgttttcagatagcaacacaatatatataagaattctcttaatttttaaatatattttcacaattttattatataagtttataattaattatttaatataacatataaatttaatattattaaaataaaatgcgtgttttattatatacaaaattcatCACGAgtgttttgaaaattattaatactcagttaaaaactaataataaatcaatgacctatataaaagcttaaaacctaataaaatatgacaaataagaaaatatgaattttaatataacatatagtttttaactatatataaaattcattacggatatttttataaattaataaattagtgattcagctaaaaaattattaataaatcaatgactaagctaaaacctaataaaaacatgacaagtaagcaaaattgactaaaatcatggaaaacatgacaaataagcaaaatcaaaataattatatatctagttacatattttatagttatattatttaaattaataaattatggactcaactaaaaactactaataaattaatgactcaacttaaacctaattaaaacatgacaaataaataaaattacctaaaatcatggaaatcatgacaaataagctaaataacttcataaataatagtatagatcatATGCCATTAATCAAAACAGAGTAGTTTTATACTTTCTCTGAACCATTATTTTCCTAACAATTACACCATAAAGTCACCGAATATATTTTTGGGATTATTAAACCTTTGGCCCAATTTACAAtcactatttatattttgtttgttaaacACCAAACCGTGGAAACCTATGACCAGTTTTATTATGTCACAATCACTATCCTCACCTCGAAACTTTCTTAAGCATgatataatcaaatattattatgtAGAAGAAGGTCGGATATcagtaaaattaaaatgttgtatATCATTTTCATTATGCAGACCAACATTGTGTATATTAATCTAATCAATGTATGGTTTAGCGATTAAAAGAGTTAAACTGATTTATGATTATATtagtattattaaaaattagattatattttatcTGAGTACAAAATCGAaactaattatgtttttttttccttggaaaagtaaataatatttcaaaaacaattcCTATAACCACGCAATGACAATTAACTGcataaaatctaaactaaatattcatttttcaaaaaataaacaacatcaaaactttctatcttttttttacGCAGTCACCATATCGAAAAAAAGATATCAATTAACTAACACAATCATCAGTTTCTGTTTTAAAAACTTGCACAACAAGTATTCTTTAGAATTTAAGACGtatatttagtaaataaaaaaatatatatatatatatatatatatattcgtttAATTTTATAACTACCCTTGCCAAAACCAAGTATATATATCTCATCTATCTTTcgtcaaaaaaatatcaaagcaaacaaaaaacataaacatgTCTAAGCTGACGACTTTTGCTGCTCTCACAAAACTAAGACCTTACAAAAACAATTGGCGTAGTCAAGTGGAACATTTACATTTATGGAAGCAAAACCCACCTTCTGGAAGTGAATCCTTCGAGATGATTTTAGCAGATGAATAGGTAtctttttgtttatagatttttcaattcattatattacatatttttatttaaatctaaTATGACCGTGTGTGTTTTTAGGGTAACAAGATCCATTGTTGTTGGTCTATCTTTCTCTACAACAGAGTAGTTGGTCTATATTACTAATACTTCATGCATGAAAAGTAATAAAGATTTCTAATATCCTATGTGCTTTgaacaataatatttataaatctaccATTTAAACAGAGCTGAAACAGTCAATATCCTATATGCTCagaataataatatttacaaacCTAGCACTTAAATAGAGCTGAGACAATCAAGTCAATCCTACTCCTCTAATGAAAAATCGTCTATTAGCTTCTCATTTCTTAAGACCTTCTACAATCAATCCAATTTGTTACTCATTCCATCATGTTCCTGgctaaataaaattgaattaaaatcaTTCT
This genomic interval from Brassica napus cultivar Da-Ae chromosome A6, Da-Ae, whole genome shotgun sequence contains the following:
- the LOC106350183 gene encoding uncharacterized protein LOC106350183 yields the protein MASKCIDNCVNIESDVHSLQKVTSYTNLHKWPMAEVEFVQSISHGNSQHRTMVLNNITCRQMYLRSYTFTRKENEEEGGRGGGKTGDQLNRGEKKKSAETTKKGMRKKSKATPCRGFVLTLLWKCFSCTSSTKVNIDP
- the LOC106347534 gene encoding receptor-like protein kinase HERK 1, giving the protein MGVEKFIFVSTITCLICICHGFTPQDNYLINCGSPANSTLMDRVFMSDKLASNLLTSSTKPEILASQSSSSDVYQTARVFTGVATYKFSVARGRHWVRLHFNPFNYQSYQMGSAKFAVSTQTHVLLSDYTVNGSKVVKEYSLNVDTDDLVLTFTPSATSFAFVNAIEVISVPDSLIASSPPPRLVGGSGMFQQSLSTQAFETVHRLNMGGSLVTPNNDTLTRTWQPDSDFLLSKNLANTVSKILSVKYVPGFATEETAPSSVYGTCTEMSNSSGDPTSNFNVTWEFDVDPGFQYYLRFHFCDIVSLALNQLYFNVYVDSMLAVMDVDLSTYVNTLAGAYNMDFVTPSPKGTNKIRVSVGPSNVHTDYPDGIVNGLEIMKMNNSRGQLSAGTFVPGSTSSGTKQKSVGLIVGATVGPLLALVLLGGGCFVLCKKRKRGQDGHSKTWMPFSINGMSVGSKVSYGTTLTSITTNANYRIPFATVKEATNNFDESRNIGVGGFGKVYKGELNDGTKVAVKRGNPKSQQGLAEFRTEIEMLSQFRHRHLVSLIGYCDENNEMILVYEYMENGTVKSHLYGSGLPSLTWKQRLEICIGAARGLHYLHTGDSKPVIHRDVKSANILLDENFMAKVADFGLSKTGPELDQTHVSTAVKGSFGYLDPEYFRRQQLTEKSDVYSFGVVLFEVLCARPVIDPTLPREMVNLAEWAMKWQKKGQLDQIIDQSLRGNIRPDSLRKFAETGEKCLADYGVDRPSMGDVLWNLEYALQLQEAVIDGEPEDNSTNMIGELPPQINNFSQGDTSVNVPGTTGRFEESSIDDLSGVSMSKVFSQLVKSEGR